The nucleotide sequence TCAAATTGCCTGAATTCTTTTATCAGCCtttacaaaatttaaaaaaataagtatatgCACACTGCATTACTGTGTTTACAGCTCTACTTATATTTCTGATTGTTTTGTGATGGTCATTCATGGGAAAATGCATCTAATTTTTCAAAAGGCCAATAATACTgtttagtttgttttaaaattcataatCTGAGGCCTCAGCTGCAAAAGCTAATTTAATTTAGCTGATACATATAAACTCACTAGCACAGcacttttgtttaaataaatggaTTTGCCTTGCATGCAATcatctgctttttcttaaaTCACATTTTCCAGTGGGGTAACTCTATGTTTtaagtaattaattatttaattaatatgtTCTTATTCAAAGCAGCCTAGGGAGCAgggtttagtctggagaaaaggaggctcggggaATATTTCCTTGCTCTCCACAACTCCCTGCCAGAAGAGTGTGGTGAGATGGGGATTGGTCTCTTCTTCCAATAAAAAACAACAGGGCAAGGAGAAATGGcttcaagttgcaccaggggaggtttaaattgcatttgttaaaaaattcttcacagaaaggatgGTCAAACagaggaacaggctgctcaagGAAGTGGTGGGATCACTGtccatggaagtgttcaaaaaatgtgtggatgtggtgcttagggacACTTTTTGGGGTTAAGGGATGGACTCAGTAAAAACTTGcagttcttttccaacctaaacaaatctatgattctgtgaataaaaaaaaaaacagtttgtaATTTACACCAAGAAAATCATTACATTGAGGAACTGCTGtgcagcaactgaaagcatTCACCTGGGGAAGCCACTTTGcaaagaggagaggagcaggctccccaaatccctgacaTTGCAACCTGGACTCAtctgctcctctgcagagctTCTGCAGTGACAAATTAAATGCTCGTGGGCAGTCGTTGGAGACTCATATGGGGGCAAAACTTTCTGGAGACATGTTGTAGAGGTCACTTGGAATGACAAGCACATCTCCCTGGAATTGCTGGTGGTTTCTTAGGCCATGCCTGAGGACTTTGTTCCCCATGGCACATAGAGATGGatttcacagaaccacagaatggttgggTTTGGGGGGACCCTTGAAGAACATCCATTGCCACagacagggacatcttccactaggTTTTAGCTCCAAAAATGCAGAGGTTGAGTGTGCAGAAGTGACTGCCTGAGAGCAGTTAGCTGCAGGATTCAAGTCATGGGGAATGCTCCTGCACTCAGATAAAAGCCACAAGAGGTCGAGCAGGACTTGGACCTCAAGGGTGACTTTTTTTTATGCTGATGCAAAGCCACAAACTGCTGGCACCAGACACAGAGGTGGAAGTGAGACCTACAATTGCCTGCAGCATGAtttcattattaaattattagTTATTACTGTATTAGTACCTCTGAGAACAAGAAGAGAACATCAGGCTGATAATGCTGTCCCAGATCACAGACCTCTGCCCCTCACGACAGGAATGACCAGAAAACATTCCTTTCTCCTCACCATTTTTccagaaattaaagaaataaccATTTTGCACCTTGGGCACAAGAGCAACGAGTGACACAAGATATTTATGGATATTACATGGAAAGAATAGTGATTAAAAAGATGTTGGCTTGGCTTTATCAGTCGACCCATCACACCTTCTGAAGGCAGCAAAAGCATTCAGAAAATAGCTGTAAGTAAATTGAgctattttctaaataaaacattatAAGTTTATTATAGAAGCTTAAAATGAAGAAGGCCATTCTTCTGTCAAACAAATGAACATTGTTTTTTTCATCATCAGTGGTCAAATATAAGTGCATGATCTCAGGTTGcatcagaggaaaataaataatattttatgatCATTATTAAATACGTCTCAggattttcctgctgaaaatatttatcctgCTCTTCAGACACAGGCAAGTAAAATGAGATACTTGGGAAATCCTCACCaagaaggggagggaaggagggaaggaaggaaggagggaaggagggaaggaaggaaggaaggaaggaaggaaggaaggaaggaaggaaggaaggaaggaaggaaggaaggagggaaggaaggaaggaaggaaggaaggagggaaggaaggagggaaggaaggaaggaaggaaggaaggaaggaaggaaggaaggaaggaaggaaggaaggaaaagaaaaagaatctctctttacaataaaaagaaaagaatcaataaaaataagtaacaccaaaataataaaatctattttcctgtctttcttcCAAGCTTTTACCATGCTGGGTGTCAGATCCCCTCAGCTTCTCTTGGGAACAGCTCCACTTTCACtgctttttggaaaaaaacacttcACACAGACATTGCAGGCATTCCATGCTGATAACACTGACCTTGCCTGTGCCTGCAGGAAAATCAAACAGGAGCATTGCATAAGGAGGATTTCTGAGCTCCCTTGTCCCTCCTCAGAGCCTTGAAGGATTTTTCAGCATCTGCTGCAAAGACCTCACTCCTTATCTCTGAAACTTAGAACCATCCCAGAGATTTCATGAGTCTTTGCTTGGgaatgaaataagaaatagaGCTCCCAGCCTGAATGGTTACTTGAGCACATTTTCCCAGTAGGTCttattcaaaagagaaaaatcctcCTGTCTTCTCCCTCACACACCCAGtttctctctggaaaaaaaaagtctaaatcGCCGTAAGTGACTCTAGTTTAGCCTTGGCAAACCATTCACAGTAGCTGTCAGGCAATCAAAGTGAGACACAAATATCAAGGATGTCTCCAGAAGAGCAGGACACCCTCCACTGGCTCCACCACGGGTTATTTTCAGGAGGAAGCACACACAAggaaacagctgcagcagcttttaCACATCCACCAGGTGACCTGCAGTGCCCAAGTTTGTCCTGAGAGCATTGGATGGCAAATTCCACcatctctgcaaaaaaaaaacttggCGTAGACTGAAGGAGGGATCTGTGCCAGGATGCAGCTCAGcccacacagagctggctgcaagggcagggctgcagcttcCTATGCCAGGAGGGAGCATCCTGACAGCCACAAAAATCATTCCTTAAAGAACCTGCACAGATGGGTGCAGTAATTTATCAAGGGGCGACCAGGAAGATGGTGCAGATTTGATTCTCTGaacaaaagtattttgattttttgtttggcaCAGCAGAAATGTTCCCAGGTCTCTgcctccctggcagcaggattTAGAGGGTGGGTTAGCAGGCCTGAATGTTTCAGgcaaagaaaaatcataatTATTGTAACTTGTGCAGAGAAGGGATGCACAGAGGTGGGAGTGGATGAGAGAGAAGGAGGTTTGCATGTTCTTGGGCAGAAATAGGGAATTTTTTCACAGAGAGGGTGGTTtagcactggaaggggctgcccagagaggtgttCAAGGAATAACAGGACTTGGCACTCAGTGTCCTGGTTTAGTTGACAAGGGGGTGTTTAGTCAAAGGTTtgactcaatgatcttggaggtcttttccaacctaaacagttctgtgattctctgattaaaataacatttcaaagTCGTTAATGTGATGGAGCTGGAGTCAATTGGGAGTTTGCTGGAGTGGGGAGCAGCCCTGTAAAAGCAGagaatttcagttttttcagtggagcagggcaggtgcTAGAGCACTCCTCCTTGAGTTCCTGCCACCAAGTGGTTCCAGTAGCTCAGCTGCTCGGGTGGTTTTATTCCATGGCACGTCACGATTTTCCTAAAGCGAGGAACAGAAAACCTGATCCTTTCTGGGAAAAACGTCTGCTCCGAGTGAAGCTCCTCCAGCCGAATTTTTAATTTGTCAAGGCACAGTCCTATGAACACATCCTCCAGTTTAATGAATGGAACACTCTCAGAAATGTTATAGATCTGGCTGGCTACATCACTGGATAAAACATACCCAGTCCCAGAACAAAAGGGTGGGTAAGTCTTTCCTGGATACTCTTCCCTACTCACATACCACTTACTCCCTCTTGTCCTGATGGGGTACTCGTGCAGTTTTAAAAAGCCTGTGAAGAATCCAGCagtcttctttttcctcaggagcagctcagtgAGGTAAAAGACATTGACAAACACGTCGGTGTCGGTTTTCATGGCAAAGCTGGACTGGGAACAAAACCTGTGAATCCACTCGATTCCCATCATGGTCTTCAGGGTCAGGTTGTAATAGGTGTCAGTAAAGTTCTTCTGGATGATGTCTCTGTACCTCTGGCTCTCAGCAGTGATGCCAGCCTGCTGGCTGGCATTCCCAGGGCTCCCCAGGAGGAAAAACGTCACCAGGCGCTTCCCTGCCACTGTCCTCTCCTTGCCCCAGGTGTGCCTGATGGCCATCCTGGCATCCACCTGCTGGAACGAGGATGCCACAAGCAGGACGAGGAAAGGAGGGTTCTCGAGGCAGTCAACATCTGGGAGCTGTGAGAAGTTCCCTTTGAGCCTCCTGAAGGTCTCCATGGGGAAGGTGTagccctggctgctctcacaggACATGCAGAATTGGGTCCAGCTGTAGAAAACCCAgaggctggcactgctgagcccCACCAGGCAGAAAAACAGCCTGAACTTTCTGGAATCTGTCTGAAAGGAACAAGAAGGAGCAGCACATCcataaaaataatctcttcttcctctcagcACTCCACTCCCAagtccctgcccagggatttGAAGCCAGGTCAGCTCTAATAGGAAGCTGTCTGTTTGAGGGCACTCACCCACGTGCATTTCTCCTCCTGTCACCCCCACGAGATGTTCTGCTGGCAGATTCACACTTGGGCTTAACTTGAATCTGCCCTCCAAGCCAGTGTGTCCTCAGAAATCCACTGACACCAGGTTACCCAGGCTGATGCTTCAAACCTCCTCCCCATTTTCAGCATCCTACAAATCAAGTTTAGACCCATCATGGCCAGAGGAGGAGATTTATGTCTTCATTTCAGAGGGCAGAGAATATCAAtgatagggtttttttggtttattttttttgttgttgtttttttgtttggttggttttggtttggtttgtttttttttttttgtttttttgggttttgtttgtttgtttgttttgggttttttgggtttttttttttgttttatttctttgtttttgttgttttttgttttgttttttgtttttttaattttttttttaataccgTGTTTCTCCATTTGTGCCTGTGTCCCAGAGCCAGCAGGTGTCCAATGGGCACACCCAGCCAGGTTCCTCTCATCTTCATCCCCTTTTTGTCCTGTGGGGCTCTTGCATCAACCCAGAAACAGCTCCTGATCCTTTTGCTGGAGGAGCCATGAGTCACATTTTTGAAGTTGGGTCAGCTGCtctgaataaaaaagaaaagaaccaaAACAGCAGTGGGTCAAATTATTTGGATGTTTCAGCTTGTGCAGAGTTTGAGTGACTCATTAGGACATGCTGAGGGGAGAAGGGGCTTGTCTTATTCCCCTCTCCTTTTTAGTGAGAAAGATccaaacaataacaacaacaatggTCACTCATTTAACCTTGTAAGAGATTAATGATCTGGACATCTGGTTATAAATCTAATAGATATTTTAAGTGAGAGGAAAAATATCAAAGCAAACCCCAAACACTTACAGTGCCAAAAATATTACACATCTCCATAAATTAAGCTGGTGAGAGGAGTTTAAGGCTTGAATAAGCCACAGACTCTCCTACTGCTATTTTAGAGCACTAGGATGGGACATTTTTTACCAGGGGGAAGGGCACCCTTTCCACCTTCCCCCTTCTTAAAAAAGAATTGTATCTTGCTGCCCAACTGAAGACACAGCAAACCAAGTTAGCCATGCCCAGAGCTGCAGATTTCATGGAAATTTGATCTCGGTCTTCTGACCAGGAATATTCAGTGTAGACACCCCCAAACTCACCTTAGTGCCTTTTTTTTGCTCAAATCCCTCTTTCCAGGCAATCAAAGGTTTTGCATTGCAGAATTTAAGCTCATTTGAAATTCCAGCCAGGTGTCCCTGGAACCTAATCCAGCTCATTTTACCCCCAAGAACAGtcccattgacttcagtgggagTTCTCAAAAGCCTGAAACAAGTAGAACTGGAGTCTTGGTTTACTGGAATTGCTCCCACCGTGAAGTGTGTTTTTACAATGATTCACTaatgaattttgaaaatatttcagaagttcATATTTATTCTGGCACTTATATTTAAATACACTTTATCCTTAAATAGAGTATTCctcagatgtgattttttttttttgtatttgtagcTCACAGTAGTACTTCACAATTGCTTTAGTTAAATACGTATGTAAAATTATGTGAGATCATACATATTATATGTATATGCAAAAGATTAAACAAAAATCTGCTCTGCATCTGTCCTCACATTCTTCAGTGGCCTGGGAGGAAGCACATCAATATCCTGAATTGTGTTTTCAGGACAGGATATTGTTTTGAGGTTGACAGTGGAGATGTACAAGAAGTTTGTTTCTGTCACCAGCTCACAGAAGACTCTTTGAGAGTCTGATATTTCTCTGTTACAGAAATATCAGAACATGTCCAAACCAAACATTGGACTAAGAAAATAATGGAGACCAACATTCTATTAAAACCCATTAAAACCTTCCCACAAAATCCAAGTGCAAGGTACCATAACACACATCCATTTTACAGGATTTCACTAGAATCAGACTAATGGAACGTGACCattctttgctttctgtttccAGCATTGGTAACAGGCCTAAAATAAACTTTTGAAAGGTCCTTGTTTTGCACAGCTGGGTGAGCAGCCTTTACCATTTCTCCCACCTTTACCATTCTGCCTTCCCAAGACCAAATTGCTTTGCCCTTTCAGGCCATGTGTGAAGGAGCACAGCtggcaaacacacacacaaacaaacatacacacacataaacacacaaacacacgcataaacacaaaaacacacacagctAGGCGAGGCAAATGTTTGCAAATGCATGCATATTGTAAACAGTATTTTAGAAGTTTTGCAAGTGGCACACACGGCCATGTATCCTCTCCCAGCAGGTCCCAGTGCAGGGATCAAGGGGTGGGAAGTGGCCTCAAGAAGAAGAaccacagaaccatggaatggtttgggttgaaaaggaccttaaagatccttaaagatcatccagtgccacccctgccatggcagggacatctcccactgttccaggctgctcccagccccagtgtccaacctggcatTCACTGGGAGAACTCCAAGGGGAAAAGGTGACAAGACACAAGCTGCTTCCTCTTGCCAAGgccatttttcttcaaaacccATCCATTCAATCCTTGTTTTCAGATGAACATGGAGAATTCTGgacactaaaattattttatattaacaCAGGCAGGGCAGATCCTTGGAGCACCGAAGTTTCTGTATCAGAGAACTAAATCACCCCAGTATTGTCTCCTTACCCCTGAGATGCTGAGCCCCCCTCTCACCCCCATTTTGCATCAAAACAAATCTTCCTGGTTCTacataataaaaaatgcatGGCATCCTActtgatttttctctgtgatctCAGTCAGAAATCATAGTTTTTAATtatctcaaatatttttccatctcCTGTTCTTctaactgcaaaatattttatgaaaggCATTGCCAGAAAATTGCCTGTTTCATGTCCTAGAGACTTTTCTTGAACTGACTGGCACTTCATGGGTCTCTGCAGCTGAGGCTTGCATGGAATCCTGGCACCAAACCATGTGGGATTTCAGCCTCTTCTCACACTcacctgaaatgaaaacataaaaaaagaccctgctctctcccagcagcttaaggagagatgaaatttttTATTCTCCTTCTTATTTATCAAATCCCTCATTTTTCTTGAGACTGTCTCTTTTAGGCAAGTCACATTACTTCATTTTTTGGCACAAGATGTCCCAACAATTCTCACATTGAACACAAACAAGTAAAAACTCTACaatgccacaaatgcattttgtaGCAGTCCCCAGTTTGGTAGCCATGAGTTAAGCCAACCTCTTCAAAGAGtattcttctttctgccactcttctatTGCTTTTTCTATGGATTTTTGTCTGCAGGGCTCCAAACTCATCCCTGATGTAAGTGCAACATTCTTATCCTATAATAGCACATTTTTCCTTAAGGCCATGTGGTTCTGTGGGGCCTCATTCCTACCAACATTCCTTGAGAACACATCCAGCAATTAGctacatttaatattttagctACTTTAAATTTTCATAGGAATTTTCATGACTAATCCCTCCGCGAAACtctaaaaatggctttttttttttggcaaaccAAGATTTTAGTGAACCATTAAGAGACATCTTACAGATATAAGCAATACTTTAGTTGCAAGTATTCGGTTTCAGTTGcaaacttcattttttcctcatattttgTACTGGTTGGggataataatttaattttaatagtaTAATTCATTCTTCTGCCTGGCTTGTGACCATGATGGAGTGTGTAAATCCCACTGGATTCCCAAGGCCTTGCTGACTTATCCCACTATTCCTGCTGCAAAACGAGACCCTCTGCCTGATGACATTCCTAGGGGAACCCCAAAGC is from Cinclus cinclus chromosome 2, bCinCin1.1, whole genome shotgun sequence and encodes:
- the B3GALT5 gene encoding beta-1,3-galactosyltransferase 5, with amino-acid sequence MKMRGTWLGVPIGHLLALGHRHKWRNTTDSRKFRLFFCLVGLSSASLWVFYSWTQFCMSCESSQGYTFPMETFRRLKGNFSQLPDVDCLENPPFLVLLVASSFQQVDARMAIRHTWGKERTVAGKRLVTFFLLGSPGNASQQAGITAESQRYRDIIQKNFTDTYYNLTLKTMMGIEWIHRFCSQSSFAMKTDTDVFVNVFYLTELLLRKKKTAGFFTGFLKLHEYPIRTRGSKWYVSREEYPGKTYPPFCSGTGYVLSSDVASQIYNISESVPFIKLEDVFIGLCLDKLKIRLEELHSEQTFFPERIRFSVPRFRKIVTCHGIKPPEQLSYWNHLVAGTQGGVL